One genomic segment of Penaeus chinensis breed Huanghai No. 1 chromosome 24, ASM1920278v2, whole genome shotgun sequence includes these proteins:
- the LOC125038105 gene encoding solute carrier family 22 member 7-like isoform X1, translating to MKDFDELMTLVGSHGPFQRWVMWGVVGPINIFIGLTVNLLLFQLKVPDHWCHVPGIENTSLTPEEWKNLTIPRESDKFSSCSRYKVEWLDEGAEEPFLIHNITEACDQGWDHDTSEFLETMATKNEWFCEREGYINHIYSLNQAGHTVGTAIFPVIADRITGRRLMFFVCLAIHAVFTFPIAWVSNYGVIYALKFFGGLAFETINMMSYVSGFEFLAPEKRTTGSLIIFVAWTFGLCLTSLTGWLIPRFQYLVVISCIPAVCGFLYWRYLPESPRWLLSRGKISECATTLLRVARSNHKTEVTREQLETELRILWNRQGKEVSFLEVLRYPKLRLRILILFYISACTFLIYGMVFLGVTVLSSNFFLSHFVLSLSELPSNGLGWVWTHYLGRRCTCFLTFLTTAALCVAATFCLEDKWALLAVSACIRLFATQLIYIVTIQSGEIIPTTIRSTGFAWMVVCGMGANIATPYILHSGYGDSFPYWLLASLLLLGAFLGTFLPETIGLPLPQTFEDGEGLGKGRPFMTWIHHWNQHRYMPVSSEEPDNLELKPGLNTREKEN from the exons ATGAAGGACTTCGACGAGTTAATGACCTTGGTTGGGAGTCACGGACCTTTCCAGCGGTGGGTTATGTGGGGGGTCGTCGGACCCATCAATATCTTCATTGGTCTCACG GTCAACCTCTTGTTGTTCCAGCTGAAAGTGCCAGACCACTGGTGCCACGTCCCAGGCATTGAAAATACTTCCCTGACACCAGAAGAATGGAAAAACCTTACCATACCTAG AGAATCCGACAAATTCTCAAGCTGTTCCCGGTATAAGGTGGAGTGGCTGGACGAAGGAGCAGAGGAACCATTCCTTATCCACAACATCACGGAAG CCTGTGATCAAGGCTGGGATCACGACACGTCCGAGTTTCTGGAGACAATGGCAACTAAAAACGAGTGGTTTTGTGAGCGGGAAGGCTATATCAACCACATCTATTCTCTCAATCAAGCGGGCCATACCGTTGGAACTGCGATTTTCCCGGTGATTGCAGATAGGAT TACTGGTCGCCGGCTAATGTTCTTCGTGTGTCTTGCCATCCACGCAGTTTTCACATTCCCCATTGCGTGGGTGTCCAACTATGGTGTCATCTACGCCCTAAAGTTCTTTGGAGGACTTGCATTTGAGACGATCAATATGATGTCTTATGTCTCTG GTTTTGAGTTCCTAGCTCCAGAAAAACGCACTACAGGTTCCCTCATCATATTTGTGGCCTGGACCTTCGGCTTATGTCTGACATCACTAACGGGATGGCTGATTCCGAGGTTTCAGTATCTGGTAGTGATCTCGTGCATTCCAGCTGTTTGTGGGTTCCTTTACTGGAG GTACCTTCCAGAGTCCCCGCGCTGGCTTTTGTCTCGAGGGAAAATAAGTGAATGTGCCACGACTCTCTTACGG GTAGCCCGCTCGAACCACAAGACCGAAGTAACCCGCGAGCAGTTGGAGACTGAGCTGCGCATACTGTGGAACCGACAGGGAAAAGAAGTGTCATTCTTGGAAGTCCTTCGTTACCCGAAGCTTCGCCTGAGGATCCTCATACTCTTTTACATAAG TGCCTGCACTTTCTTAATTTATGGCATGGTGTTCCTCGGAGTCACTGTTCTCTCGAGCAACTTTTTCCTGAGCCATTTCGTCTTGTCCCTCTCGGAGCTCCCCAGCAACGGCCTCGGCTGGGTGTGGACGCACTACCTCGGTCGTCGCTGCACCtgcttcctcaccttcctcacaaCTGCTGCATTGTGTGTGGCGGCGACTTTCTGTCTTGAAG ACAAGTGGGCGTTGCTGGCCGTAAGTGCATGCATCAGGCTCTTCGCCACACAGCTTATATACATCGTGACGATTCAGAGTGGAGAGATCATTCCCACGACGATAAGGTCCACTGGCTTCGCCTGGATGGTGGTGTGTGGAATGGGAGCCAATATAGCAACCCCATATATtcttcat TCGGGCTATGGTGACTCTTTTCCTTACTGGCTCCTCGCATCGCTCCTGTTACTCGGTGCCTTCCTGGGTACCTTCCTCCCAGAGACTATCGGCCTACCACTTCCCCAGACTTTCGAAGACGGAGAGGGACTGGGCAAAGGACGACCCTTTATGACCTGGATCCACCACTGGAACCAACACAGGTATATGCCAGTCTCGTCTGAGGAACCGGACAATCTTGAACTCAAGCCTGGTTTAAATACTCGTGAGAAAGAGAACTAA